CTCATCCATCCTCTGCGGAGTGAACCGCTCGGCGGGGCCCGACACGGAGAGCGCTGCGACGATCTGACCGGAACCGTCGCGCACGCCGACCGCTACCGAACTCACATTCGCAATGGTCTCGTTCGACGCCTGCGCGAACCCCTTGGCCCGCATGTCGACGATGCGCTCCCTGACCTGGTCGGGTGACAGCGATTCATGCAGCGTCTCATCGTGCTCGTGGTCCGCCAGTACTCGGTCGATCTCGGTGTCCGAGAGTCCGCCCATGAGCACGCGTCCGTTGGCTCCGGACCAGAGCGGGTACAACCGCCCCATCTCGGAGGCGAAGCGGATCTCCGCGTTGCTCTGGACTTCCTCAAGGAAGACCCTGGCGTGCCCGATCGCAACAGACAGCCCGACGGTCTCGCCGCTCTCGTCCCGCAGAGCGAACATGTAGGGCCGCGCTTCGTTCACGAGCACGTCACCGCCGTTGTACCCCAGTCCGATCACGAGCGCCTGCGGACCGATCAGATACCTCTGTGTCGCGGCATCCTGTATGACCATCCCGCTCGCAGCGAGGGTCGCGAGGATGCGCTGCACAGTGCTGCGCGCGAAGCCCGTCGATGGGGCGAGCTCGCGCGCGCTCGCTCCATCGGCATGTGAGCGAAGTGCGGAGAGAATCTGGATCGCCTTCGAGACGGCGTTGTCCGAGATGCTTTCCATCACGTCAGACTATCGCGGGCGCACAGGTCACTCCGACGGCAATCCACTGCCGCGCGACTCGTAGAGGGCGAGCACGCGCTCACGCGGGATGACGCCGCACCGCTCCGCCCAGGCGGCGTAGGCGTCGGACAGCTCCTCGACCAGCGCTGGGTGTGCGGCGGCGATGTCGTTCAGTTCGGTTCGGTCTCGGAGCATGTCATAGAGCTCCCACTCGCAAGCGTGCTTCTTGACGAGCTTGAACCCACCGCGTCGCACGCCGCAGTTGCCCTCGTGCTCCCAGTAGAGCAGGCGCTGGTCGTCGGTGTCGCCTTCGACCAGAGTTCCGAGCATGCTCACACCCTCGAGCGGCAGCGGGCTGCGTTCGGGGTATGTCAGCGGGTACTCGGCACCTGCCGCCTCGAGCACTGTCGCCATGACATCGGGCAGTTGGTGCGCCTGTGTGCGCAGGACACCTGCATCGATGCGTTCCGGCCAGCTGACGATCAGCGGGGTGGAGATGCCGCCCTCGTGGATCCAGTGCTTGTATTCGCGGAACGGCGCGTTGGAGAGATTCGCCCACGCGCGCCCGTACGTCGCATAGGTGTCCTCGCCGCCTGGGACGATACTGGGGTCATTGCCGGGGCGCACCTCGCGGCCGTCACGCGTCTCGGCGTCGAAGCTCACGTACGTCGTGACGAACTCCTTCGCGGTATCCAGCGGCATCTCCTCTGCACACCCGCCGTTGTCGGAGAGGAACAGCACGACGGAGTTCTCGAACCTGCCCTGACGGCGCAGCTCGTCGACCACCCGGCCGACTCCCTGGTCCATCCGATCGATCTGGGCGGCGTACACGGCCATGCGCATCGCCTCCCACTCCTTGTCGGTGACGTCCTCCCACGCAGGAATCCGCGCGTCGCGCTCG
The DNA window shown above is from Microbacterium murale and carries:
- a CDS encoding arylsulfatase, whose amino-acid sequence is MTKKTATPPDIVLILVDDMGFSDIGCFGGEVQTPNIDALAAGGASLTQFYNTARCSPSRASLLTGLHPHQTGIGILNYDDSPEGYAGNLNRNCVTIAEAIKPAGYRSYISGKWHMAGDIHNPTDAWPTRRGFDEFFGTLEGAGSFFQPRTLTRNERNVEAETEADDFYYTDAISDNAVRFMKEHDADHGDDPFFLYVAYTAPHWPLHALEEDIAKYAGRFDAGWDALREERLHRLIASGIIDEQWKLSERDARIPAWEDVTDKEWEAMRMAVYAAQIDRMDQGVGRVVDELRRQGRFENSVVLFLSDNGGCAEEMPLDTAKEFVTTYVSFDAETRDGREVRPGNDPSIVPGGEDTYATYGRAWANLSNAPFREYKHWIHEGGISTPLIVSWPERIDAGVLRTQAHQLPDVMATVLEAAGAEYPLTYPERSPLPLEGVSMLGTLVEGDTDDQRLLYWEHEGNCGVRRGGFKLVKKHACEWELYDMLRDRTELNDIAAAHPALVEELSDAYAAWAERCGVIPRERVLALYESRGSGLPSE
- a CDS encoding IclR family transcriptional regulator, whose product is MESISDNAVSKAIQILSALRSHADGASARELAPSTGFARSTVQRILATLAASGMVIQDAATQRYLIGPQALVIGLGYNGGDVLVNEARPYMFALRDESGETVGLSVAIGHARVFLEEVQSNAEIRFASEMGRLYPLWSGANGRVLMGGLSDTEIDRVLADHEHDETLHESLSPDQVRERIVDMRAKGFAQASNETIANVSSVAVGVRDGSGQIVAALSVSGPAERFTPQRMDEIVPQLKSAASAISARLGAGRGTT